One part of the Arthrobacter tumbae genome encodes these proteins:
- a CDS encoding shikimate 5-dehydrogenase — translation MPILNKDMVLCISLAARPSNIGTRFHNWLYDQLNLNYIYKAFTTTDLPAAIGGVRALRIRGCAVSMPFKEDVIPLVDRMDPSALAIDSVNTIVNDGGVLTAYNTDYLAVAELIGQRSEVSPSSSVLLRGSGGMAKAVAAAVRDAGFTQVTIVARNEEAGRRLAGLYGFEWQAEPGDSTADLLINVTPLGMAGHDEDVQSFSDEAIAAASLVFDVVALPSETPLIQAARRAGKPVVSGAEVIALQAAEQFVLYTGVRPSAEQIREAGEFSRLPA, via the coding sequence GTGCCGATCCTGAACAAAGACATGGTCCTGTGTATCTCCCTGGCCGCGAGGCCCAGCAACATTGGAACCCGCTTCCACAACTGGCTGTATGACCAGCTCAACTTGAACTACATCTACAAGGCATTCACCACTACTGACCTGCCGGCAGCCATCGGCGGCGTCCGGGCGCTGAGGATTCGTGGATGTGCCGTGTCGATGCCGTTCAAGGAAGACGTCATCCCGCTTGTGGACCGCATGGACCCCTCCGCGCTGGCGATCGATTCGGTCAACACCATCGTGAACGACGGCGGCGTCCTGACCGCCTATAACACTGACTACCTTGCGGTCGCAGAACTGATTGGACAGCGCTCGGAGGTGTCGCCGTCGTCGTCGGTTTTGTTGCGTGGATCCGGAGGAATGGCCAAAGCCGTTGCGGCAGCGGTACGGGATGCAGGCTTCACGCAGGTGACGATCGTCGCGCGGAACGAGGAGGCCGGCAGGCGCCTGGCGGGGCTGTACGGGTTCGAGTGGCAGGCCGAGCCGGGAGACTCCACCGCGGACCTGCTCATCAACGTGACACCGCTTGGTATGGCCGGGCATGACGAGGATGTCCAGTCGTTCAGCGACGAGGCGATTGCCGCGGCGTCGCTGGTGTTCGACGTGGTTGCCTTGCCGTCGGAGACGCCGCTCATCCAGGCCGCCCGGCGCGCCGGCAAGCCCGTGGTCAGCGGTGCTGAAGTGATTGCGCTCCAGGCGGCCGAACAGTTTGTCCTCTACACGGGCGTGCGTCCATCGGCTGAACAGATCCGCGAGGCGGGGGAGTTC
- a CDS encoding DUF421 domain-containing protein yields MWFDNWSDVLRVLLVGSAAYALLVVVLRLSGKRTLSQLNVFDFVVTVAFGSTLATILLSTDVSWTEGAFALGLLAGLQFLVALVSSRWPRSRKAIASRPALLFSNGRIRETELRRNRLTESELLQAVRMQGSGDLSQIAAIVLETNGKISIISGSKYGNGSALEDVLGSAHN; encoded by the coding sequence ATGTGGTTCGATAACTGGTCAGACGTTCTTCGGGTTCTGCTGGTTGGCTCTGCCGCCTACGCCCTCCTGGTCGTCGTCCTTCGTCTGTCGGGTAAGAGGACACTCAGCCAGCTCAATGTCTTCGACTTCGTGGTTACCGTTGCGTTCGGATCCACGCTCGCGACCATCCTGCTCAGCACGGACGTCTCCTGGACGGAAGGAGCCTTCGCGCTCGGGCTGCTGGCCGGGCTGCAGTTCCTGGTTGCGCTGGTCTCCTCACGCTGGCCACGGTCCAGGAAGGCAATCGCATCCCGTCCTGCCCTTCTGTTCAGCAATGGCCGGATCCGGGAAACAGAGCTCCGGCGGAACCGGCTCACGGAATCTGAACTACTCCAGGCGGTCCGCATGCAGGGCAGCGGTGATCTTTCGCAGATCGCCGCCATCGTCCTCGAAACCAACGGAAAGATCAGCATCATCTCCGGGAGCAAGTACGGCAACGGATCTGCGCTGGAGGACGTCCTGGGGTCAGCGCATAATTGA
- a CDS encoding glutamate--cysteine ligase, translated as MKIEFAKSEQSTLGVEWELALVDRYNGDLVSVAKEVLRGVNERHPELQADDEHPHIKQELLLNTVEIVTGICHTVAEAKEDLSRSLAAVREVTDPMGVELFSAGSHPFSAPRSQPVTDKDRYFKLIDRTQWWGQQMVIYGVHVHVGLDSRDKALPVVDGLVNYFPHFQAISASSPFWGGEDTGYASQRALMFQQLPTAGLPFQFPSWAEYESYVQDMFTTGVIDTVSEIRWDIRPVGNLGTVEMRVCDGLSTLEDVGAVAALTQCLVDDFSTTLDNGGSIPTMPPWHVQENKWRAARYGLEAIIILDAAGNERLVTEHLLDELNRLEPVAAKLGCSQELADVEKILQRGAGYQRQRRIAAENNGDLSAVVLDMVRQLRS; from the coding sequence TTGAAGATTGAGTTCGCGAAGTCCGAGCAGTCGACGCTCGGCGTTGAGTGGGAGCTGGCCCTGGTCGACCGGTACAACGGCGACCTGGTCTCCGTGGCCAAAGAGGTGCTCCGCGGGGTCAACGAACGGCATCCCGAGCTGCAGGCCGATGATGAGCACCCCCACATCAAGCAGGAACTCCTCCTCAACACTGTGGAGATCGTGACCGGCATCTGCCATACGGTCGCTGAAGCGAAGGAAGACCTGAGCCGGTCGCTGGCCGCGGTGCGAGAGGTCACGGATCCGATGGGCGTGGAGCTGTTCTCCGCCGGGTCGCATCCGTTCAGCGCGCCGCGTTCCCAGCCGGTCACGGACAAGGACCGTTACTTCAAGCTGATCGACCGCACCCAGTGGTGGGGCCAGCAGATGGTCATTTACGGCGTCCATGTGCACGTGGGCCTGGATTCACGGGACAAGGCGCTGCCGGTGGTCGACGGGCTGGTGAACTACTTCCCGCATTTCCAGGCGATTTCGGCGTCGTCGCCGTTTTGGGGTGGCGAGGACACGGGGTACGCGTCCCAGCGTGCGCTGATGTTCCAGCAGCTGCCCACCGCCGGCCTGCCGTTCCAGTTCCCCAGCTGGGCGGAGTACGAGTCCTATGTGCAGGACATGTTCACCACCGGTGTGATCGATACCGTGAGCGAGATCCGCTGGGACATCCGCCCGGTCGGCAACCTGGGGACCGTTGAGATGCGCGTATGCGACGGACTCTCGACGCTCGAGGACGTCGGCGCGGTGGCTGCGCTCACCCAGTGCCTTGTGGACGACTTCTCCACCACCCTTGATAACGGCGGCTCGATCCCCACCATGCCGCCCTGGCATGTGCAGGAGAACAAGTGGCGCGCCGCCCGTTACGGGTTGGAGGCGATCATCATTCTGGACGCCGCCGGCAACGAGCGCCTCGTCACCGAACACCTGCTGGACGAGTTGAACCGGCTGGAGCCCGTCGCGGCGAAGCTTGGCTGCTCTCAAGAGCTGGCCGACGTCGAGAAGATCCTTCAGCGCGGCGCGGGTTACCAGCGCCAGCGCCGCATCGCCGCGGAGAACAATGGCGACCTGAGCGCCGTCGTACTGGATATGGTGCGCCAGCTCCGCAGCTGA
- a CDS encoding TIGR03086 family metal-binding protein, whose translation MFRTENARLTEILETVEDWNAPSPCTGWTVRDVLDHLIDTERDFLSQHDIDAGSRPDTAQDPAGGWKTHASRVQHVLDTAELAETSFDGFFGPTTVGATLATFYGFDLLVHRWDIARGAGRDTEFNESELDLIEKSLDGFGENLYMEGICRPALPAPAGADRATRLLARMGRDARWRPAVNA comes from the coding sequence CTGTTTCGGACTGAGAACGCCCGCTTGACCGAGATCCTCGAGACTGTGGAGGACTGGAATGCCCCGTCGCCGTGTACCGGCTGGACTGTCCGCGATGTGCTGGACCACCTGATCGATACGGAACGCGACTTCCTGAGCCAGCACGACATTGATGCGGGTTCGCGGCCGGACACCGCGCAGGATCCGGCGGGTGGGTGGAAGACTCACGCGTCGCGGGTTCAGCACGTCCTCGACACCGCGGAGCTCGCCGAAACGTCGTTCGACGGATTCTTCGGGCCCACAACGGTCGGCGCTACGCTCGCAACCTTCTACGGCTTCGACCTGCTGGTGCATCGTTGGGACATCGCACGCGGTGCCGGCAGGGACACCGAGTTCAACGAATCGGAGCTCGACCTCATTGAGAAGTCACTCGACGGCTTCGGCGAGAACCTGTACATGGAAGGTATCTGCAGGCCTGCGCTTCCCGCCCCGGCCGGCGCGGATCGGGCAACAAGACTCCTTGCCCGGATGGGCCGCGACGCCCGGTGGCGGCCAGCGGTCAACGCCTGA
- the tsaD gene encoding tRNA (adenosine(37)-N6)-threonylcarbamoyltransferase complex transferase subunit TsaD yields MNRSEPLVLGIESSCDETGVGIVRGTTLLTNAVSSSMDEHVRFGGVIPEIASRAHLDAMVPTLQLALDEAGVQLSDIDALAVTSGPGLSGALMVGVAAAKALAVATGKPLFAVNHLVAHVGVGLLDAGELPGNLGALLVSGGHTEILRVRNLASDVELLGSTIDDAAGEAYDKVARILGLGYPGGPAIDRIAAQGNPAAVRFPRGLSQPKYLGTAEQPGPHRYDWSFSGLKTAVARFVEDCEARGVEVPVADVAASFQEAVVDIITSKAVLACRENGITSLLLGGGVASNSRLRQLTRERCEAAGITLTIPPSSLCTDNGAMVAALAARIIMDGGEPSGIGFGTDSSMPVSTVHL; encoded by the coding sequence ATGAACCGGTCTGAGCCCCTGGTGCTGGGGATCGAGTCCTCCTGTGACGAGACCGGCGTCGGAATCGTGCGGGGAACAACCCTGCTGACCAACGCGGTGTCATCCTCCATGGACGAGCACGTGCGCTTCGGTGGTGTCATTCCCGAGATCGCTTCGAGGGCACACCTCGACGCGATGGTGCCTACCCTTCAGCTGGCACTCGACGAGGCAGGGGTGCAGTTGTCCGACATCGATGCGCTCGCCGTCACCTCGGGACCGGGGCTGTCAGGCGCGCTCATGGTCGGCGTTGCGGCGGCGAAGGCACTGGCGGTGGCAACGGGCAAGCCGCTCTTCGCGGTGAATCACCTGGTGGCGCACGTCGGGGTCGGGTTGCTCGACGCCGGTGAACTGCCCGGGAATCTTGGCGCTCTGCTGGTGTCCGGCGGGCACACGGAGATACTGCGCGTGCGCAACCTGGCCTCCGACGTCGAGCTGTTGGGTTCGACCATCGACGACGCCGCGGGGGAAGCGTATGACAAGGTGGCGCGCATCCTCGGCCTCGGGTATCCGGGCGGCCCGGCGATCGACCGGATCGCGGCGCAGGGCAATCCTGCTGCCGTGCGGTTCCCGCGCGGGCTGAGCCAGCCGAAGTACCTGGGGACGGCGGAGCAACCCGGACCACACCGGTACGACTGGTCATTCAGCGGACTGAAGACCGCCGTCGCACGCTTCGTTGAGGACTGCGAGGCACGCGGGGTCGAGGTGCCGGTTGCGGACGTCGCGGCGTCCTTCCAGGAAGCAGTGGTGGACATCATCACGTCGAAGGCAGTGCTGGCGTGCCGCGAGAACGGCATCACGTCGCTGCTGCTGGGCGGGGGAGTGGCGTCGAACTCGCGGCTTCGTCAGCTGACCCGGGAACGCTGTGAGGCGGCGGGCATCACGCTGACCATCCCGCCGTCGTCGTTATGTACTGACAACGGCGCCATGGTCGCGGCGCTCGCCGCTCGCATCATCATGGACGGCGGCGAGCCCAGCGGGATCGGCTTCGGCACCGACTCCTCAATGCCCGTGAGTACGGTTCACCTCTAA
- the rimI gene encoding ribosomal protein S18-alanine N-acetyltransferase produces MTFALRPMRLQDIPAVGTLEQALFPIDAWPLELFFDEFAQTETRQYLVAQVDGELVGYCGVMVVGTTADIQTIGVLPDYEGRGIGTAMLTSMLEEARRRGAAETLLEVREDNPRARRLYELFGFEHIHTRRGYYRDGVGAHVMRLIFNSSGAAKGDHEPV; encoded by the coding sequence GTGACCTTCGCCCTTCGGCCTATGCGGCTGCAGGACATTCCCGCGGTCGGCACCCTGGAGCAGGCGCTCTTCCCCATCGACGCCTGGCCGCTGGAACTGTTCTTCGACGAATTCGCGCAGACCGAGACGCGGCAATACCTGGTTGCTCAGGTTGATGGTGAGCTCGTCGGGTACTGCGGCGTCATGGTGGTCGGTACCACGGCGGACATCCAGACCATCGGTGTGCTGCCGGACTATGAGGGCCGGGGGATCGGCACGGCGATGCTGACCAGCATGCTCGAGGAAGCGCGGCGCCGGGGTGCAGCGGAAACCCTGCTGGAGGTACGCGAGGACAACCCACGGGCGCGCCGGCTGTATGAGCTGTTCGGCTTCGAGCACATCCACACCCGGCGCGGCTATTACCGGGATGGCGTGGGTGCCCACGTCATGCGGCTGATCTTCAACTCCTCCGGCGCGGCGAAAGGTGATCATGAACCGGTCTGA
- the tsaB gene encoding tRNA (adenosine(37)-N6)-threonylcarbamoyltransferase complex dimerization subunit type 1 TsaB, which translates to MLILSLDTSAAASAALVRTGVVLQRFASTDTRSHAEVLAPAVEQLLTDAGVRGTELDAIVVGVGPGPFTGLRAGIATARMLSFVWSVPVHGVMSLDAVALDAGHTEGEFAVATDARRKEVYWARYRAGSPLPVLVDGPHVGPAETVPDLPVYGRGAGLYAERLTGSAGATELTPDAAALALVADHTFAGGGTLRPTTPLYLRESDAKVPGPRKKALP; encoded by the coding sequence GTGCTGATTCTTTCCCTTGACACATCCGCCGCCGCCAGCGCTGCTCTGGTGAGGACCGGCGTCGTTCTCCAGCGGTTCGCCTCGACCGACACGCGCTCGCACGCTGAAGTGCTGGCTCCCGCCGTCGAGCAGTTGTTGACTGACGCGGGGGTGCGTGGAACGGAACTCGATGCCATTGTGGTGGGCGTCGGTCCGGGCCCGTTCACGGGGCTGCGTGCGGGCATCGCGACGGCGCGGATGCTCTCCTTTGTGTGGAGCGTGCCGGTGCACGGAGTGATGAGCCTGGACGCGGTGGCCCTCGATGCGGGGCACACGGAGGGCGAGTTCGCGGTGGCCACCGACGCCCGGCGCAAGGAAGTGTACTGGGCGCGCTACCGGGCGGGATCGCCGCTGCCGGTACTCGTGGATGGTCCGCATGTTGGCCCCGCGGAAACCGTTCCGGACCTGCCCGTGTACGGGCGCGGTGCCGGCCTTTATGCCGAGCGGTTGACCGGTTCGGCCGGGGCAACCGAACTCACGCCCGACGCCGCTGCGTTGGCTTTGGTCGCAGACCATACCTTTGCCGGAGGCGGCACTCTGCGCCCCACCACGCCGCTGTACCTGCGGGAATCGGATGCCAAGGTGCCGGGTCCACGGAAGAAGGCGCTGCCGTGA
- the tsaE gene encoding tRNA (adenosine(37)-N6)-threonylcarbamoyltransferase complex ATPase subunit type 1 TsaE: MTGPVWSQEFSVASVEELQGAARSIGQRVAAGDLLILTGELGAGKTTFTQGLGRGLGVREGIISPTFVLVRNHPSLADGPGLVHVDAYRLESDAEIDDLDLETTLDSSVTVVEWGSGRVEHLADSWLHITLVRPAVPPAGGSPAEQAVLSDDDDEPRHVRIEAYGPRWVDQRLGALV; this comes from the coding sequence GTGACCGGTCCCGTCTGGTCACAGGAGTTTTCCGTCGCGTCCGTCGAGGAGCTGCAGGGCGCGGCCAGAAGTATTGGGCAGCGGGTCGCCGCCGGTGACCTCCTCATCCTGACCGGCGAGCTCGGCGCGGGCAAGACCACCTTCACACAGGGGCTGGGCCGCGGGCTCGGCGTGCGGGAGGGCATCATCTCTCCCACCTTCGTGCTGGTCCGCAACCATCCCTCGCTCGCCGACGGACCGGGGCTGGTCCACGTCGATGCCTACCGGCTCGAATCGGACGCGGAAATCGACGACCTCGACCTCGAGACGACGCTGGATAGCTCCGTCACGGTCGTGGAGTGGGGTTCCGGCCGGGTGGAGCACCTGGCTGACAGTTGGCTGCACATCACGCTGGTGCGTCCCGCCGTCCCGCCTGCTGGCGGCTCGCCTGCAGAGCAGGCGGTGCTATCAGATGATGACGACGAACCGCGCCACGTGCGCATCGAAGCCTACGGCCCGCGCTGGGTGGACCAACGGCTGGGAGCGCTGGTCTAG
- the alr gene encoding alanine racemase produces MSFSAGPVPERRVDIDLAALRHNVRHIAEIASPARVMAVVKADGYGHGAVPVAKAALEAGATWLGVAHIAEAVELRRAGIEAPILAWLHTESSDFAAAIELGVDLGISGWELAHVVAEARRLERPARVHLKIDTGLGRNGCPPEQWEALLGRAMEHQEDGLLRVVGVFSHLAVADEPDREETDEQIDRFREAVAVAEDAGVDLEVRHLANTPGTLSRPDAHFDLVRVGLGIYGLSPFDGQSSAELGLRPVMSFRTTIANCKEVPEGHGVSYGLSYRTDKRTTLGLVPVGYGDGVPRVATGAPVSVGGRFYPVVGRIAMDQFVIDFEETGIADSENSPLGQEAVIFGAGDGTPTADDWARASGSVNYEIVTRISSRVARRYIDAEVIAAEADR; encoded by the coding sequence GTGAGTTTTTCAGCAGGACCAGTACCGGAACGGCGTGTGGACATCGACCTCGCTGCGCTGCGGCACAACGTCCGTCATATCGCGGAGATAGCGAGCCCGGCACGTGTCATGGCTGTGGTGAAGGCCGACGGCTACGGACACGGTGCTGTTCCGGTGGCAAAGGCGGCACTGGAGGCGGGTGCCACGTGGCTGGGTGTTGCACACATCGCCGAGGCCGTCGAACTGCGCCGGGCCGGCATTGAAGCGCCGATCCTCGCCTGGCTGCACACTGAATCCAGTGATTTCGCCGCAGCCATCGAACTGGGTGTGGACCTCGGTATCTCGGGTTGGGAACTGGCCCACGTCGTTGCTGAGGCGCGCAGGCTTGAGCGTCCTGCGCGGGTACACCTCAAGATCGATACCGGCCTGGGCCGGAACGGTTGCCCGCCGGAGCAGTGGGAAGCACTTCTGGGCCGGGCGATGGAACACCAGGAGGACGGGTTGCTGCGGGTGGTTGGAGTGTTCTCCCACCTCGCTGTTGCGGATGAGCCCGACCGCGAAGAAACTGACGAGCAGATTGACCGCTTCCGGGAGGCCGTCGCAGTCGCTGAGGACGCGGGGGTTGACCTGGAGGTACGCCACCTGGCCAACACCCCCGGGACGCTCTCCCGACCGGATGCGCATTTCGATCTGGTGCGGGTGGGCCTCGGCATCTATGGACTCTCGCCGTTTGACGGACAGTCCTCGGCCGAGCTCGGGCTCCGTCCCGTAATGAGCTTCCGGACCACCATCGCCAACTGCAAGGAAGTGCCGGAAGGCCACGGCGTTTCCTACGGACTGTCCTACCGCACGGACAAACGCACCACCCTGGGTCTCGTGCCGGTGGGCTACGGCGACGGCGTGCCACGGGTGGCAACCGGTGCCCCCGTCTCGGTCGGCGGCCGGTTCTATCCCGTCGTGGGCCGGATCGCGATGGACCAGTTCGTCATCGACTTCGAGGAGACCGGGATTGCCGACTCGGAGAACAGCCCCCTTGGCCAGGAGGCCGTTATCTTCGGAGCGGGGGACGGAACGCCCACCGCCGATGACTGGGCCCGGGCAAGCGGTTCAGTCAACTACGAGATTGTCACGCGCATCAGTTCCCGCGTTGCCCGCCGGTATATTGACGCCGAGGTTATTGCTGCGGAGGCTGACCGGTGA
- a CDS encoding SDR family oxidoreductase, with protein sequence MTFSPKTAIVTGSDSGIGRATAVALAEAGCDIGVTWHSDQEGAEETARLVRAQGRKAAVAQLDTTDTPACGDVIDRLADELGGVDVFVNNAGTGDGTPFLDLDLDTWRTTVGANLDGAFVCIQRAAKRMVNAGNGGRIIAVTSVHQEQPRVGAAAYDASKHGLGGLIRTIALELSDRGITANTVLPGEIATPMTHEENEDPHQISRPGVPLGRPGDPREVAAVIAFLASPASSYVTGASWAVDGGMLQMGPQAGSHITSDDWRTA encoded by the coding sequence ATGACTTTCTCACCGAAAACGGCAATAGTCACCGGGTCTGATTCCGGCATCGGACGCGCTACTGCGGTGGCACTCGCAGAAGCGGGATGCGACATCGGCGTCACCTGGCATTCGGACCAAGAGGGCGCTGAGGAGACTGCCCGCCTGGTGCGGGCTCAAGGCCGGAAAGCGGCCGTGGCACAACTCGACACCACCGACACACCGGCGTGCGGCGACGTCATCGACCGGCTGGCTGACGAGCTCGGCGGTGTTGACGTCTTCGTCAATAACGCCGGAACCGGTGACGGAACACCGTTCCTGGACCTGGATCTGGACACGTGGCGCACCACTGTGGGGGCAAACCTGGACGGCGCCTTTGTCTGCATCCAGCGCGCCGCGAAGCGCATGGTCAACGCGGGAAACGGTGGACGGATCATCGCTGTAACGAGCGTGCACCAGGAACAGCCCAGGGTGGGTGCAGCGGCCTATGACGCATCGAAGCATGGGCTGGGCGGCCTGATCCGCACCATTGCGCTTGAGCTCAGCGACCGCGGGATCACGGCGAACACCGTCCTCCCCGGTGAGATCGCCACTCCCATGACGCACGAGGAAAACGAGGACCCGCATCAGATCAGCCGCCCCGGCGTACCGCTGGGGCGCCCGGGCGACCCACGGGAAGTCGCCGCGGTCATCGCGTTCCTCGCGTCACCGGCCAGCAGCTATGTCACCGGCGCATCGTGGGCTGTGGACGGCGGGATGCTCCAGATGGGTCCACAGGCGGGATCACACATCACCAGTGACGACTGGCGAACGGCCTGA
- a CDS encoding carbohydrate kinase family protein: MAALNRFDPLASARTGNDPQFDLLLTGSVFFDIIFTGLDALPTPGTEAWAEGMGSCPGGVANQAIAASRLGLRTTLAAAFGDDGYGAFNRSILQGQEHVDLSRSRTFEQWHSPVTVSLSVDRDRSMVTHGHPSPLSASALIADLPRCRAAIAEVGPEVEPWVPAAHAQGMRLFGDVGWDPSGNWSSEALDSLQYFHAFLPNETEAMAYTRTSDPWAALYALADRVPVAVVTVGQHGAIAVDSLTGEEEWVPALPVNAYDPTGAGDCFGAAFVMGDLAGWPLADRLAFANLCASLSVQEVGGSLAAPGWGDIADWWRRMSAERDGVRKQWLRRYAFLEDIVSNVPPGAVRRATATIATQSDA; the protein is encoded by the coding sequence ATGGCCGCCCTGAACCGCTTTGACCCGCTCGCCTCCGCACGAACCGGGAACGATCCGCAGTTCGACCTCCTGCTGACTGGCTCGGTGTTCTTCGACATTATCTTCACCGGCCTCGATGCGTTGCCTACCCCAGGGACCGAAGCCTGGGCAGAGGGTATGGGCTCGTGCCCGGGCGGGGTGGCGAACCAGGCGATCGCGGCCAGCAGGCTGGGACTGCGCACTACCCTGGCGGCAGCATTCGGCGACGACGGATACGGCGCCTTCAACCGCAGCATCCTTCAGGGGCAGGAACATGTTGACCTGTCCCGGTCACGCACCTTTGAGCAGTGGCATTCGCCGGTAACGGTCTCGCTCTCGGTCGACAGGGACCGGTCGATGGTCACGCATGGGCACCCGTCGCCGCTGTCGGCCTCCGCACTGATCGCTGACCTGCCGCGCTGCCGGGCAGCCATTGCAGAGGTTGGTCCCGAGGTGGAGCCGTGGGTGCCGGCCGCACACGCCCAAGGCATGCGGCTGTTCGGCGACGTGGGCTGGGACCCGAGCGGGAACTGGTCCAGCGAAGCGCTGGACTCGCTGCAGTACTTCCACGCCTTCCTTCCGAATGAGACCGAGGCCATGGCCTACACCCGGACCAGTGACCCCTGGGCCGCGCTGTATGCGCTCGCCGACCGGGTGCCGGTGGCCGTGGTGACGGTCGGCCAGCATGGTGCGATCGCCGTCGACTCTTTGACTGGGGAGGAAGAGTGGGTGCCGGCGTTGCCGGTGAATGCCTACGATCCGACGGGCGCCGGCGACTGTTTCGGTGCGGCGTTCGTGATGGGCGATCTCGCGGGGTGGCCGCTCGCGGACCGGCTCGCCTTCGCCAATCTGTGCGCCTCGCTGTCCGTTCAGGAGGTGGGCGGTTCCCTTGCCGCGCCGGGCTGGGGAGACATCGCTGACTGGTGGCGGCGAATGAGTGCAGAGCGCGACGGCGTGCGGAAGCAGTGGCTGCGACGCTACGCCTTCCTGGAGGACATCGTGTCGAACGTTCCTCCCGGAGCGGTGCGGCGGGCGACTGCCACCATCGCGACGCAGTCGGACGCGTAA
- a CDS encoding MFS transporter translates to MSNIIRQPCDEGVLRSGGTGSPCTPRVGMWVLTATILGSSMGFIDGSVVNVALPAIQQELGATAVDALWIVESYALFLAALLLLGGSLGDHFGRRRIFAAGVGLFALASVWCGLAPDPGQLILARAVQGVGGAMLIPGSLAIISASFDENRRGKAIGTWAAFSGMTSVLGPVLGGYLVDTLSWRWVFLINIPLAAAVLIITLTRVPESRDEAAGRLDPWGAVLATVGLGGLVFGLLEASTLGFTAPVVVASLLAGSAALTGFVIVQHRIREPMMPLSLFRSRNFTGANVFTLLLYFALGGALYLLPFNLIQVQDYSATAAGAAFIPAIVLMFFLSRYTGALTDRFGAKLPLVTGPALAAVGFGLFAVPGAGSGSYWTTFFPAVVVLGLGLSILVPNLTTVALNSVSGQRSGLASGINNAFSRVASLLAVAVLGVLMFAVFSPALDAQTERLGLSAAQQAELEAAKVDLGATQSPAGVPPETAAAIEQAVDEAYVAGFRVSMLVCSGLALASAVSAALLIEGKRKVSKRP, encoded by the coding sequence ATGTCCAATATCATTCGACAGCCGTGCGACGAGGGTGTTCTGCGTTCCGGAGGCACCGGATCGCCGTGTACGCCGCGCGTTGGAATGTGGGTACTGACAGCGACGATCCTGGGTTCATCGATGGGTTTCATCGACGGATCGGTGGTCAACGTCGCACTGCCCGCCATTCAGCAGGAATTGGGTGCCACCGCAGTGGACGCTCTCTGGATCGTGGAGTCGTATGCGCTGTTCCTGGCCGCCCTGCTGCTGCTCGGGGGTTCGTTGGGAGACCACTTCGGACGGCGCCGGATCTTCGCGGCCGGAGTCGGGCTTTTTGCCCTGGCCTCCGTGTGGTGCGGTTTGGCTCCCGATCCCGGGCAGTTGATCCTCGCGAGGGCGGTGCAGGGGGTTGGAGGGGCCATGCTGATTCCCGGCTCGCTGGCGATCATCAGTGCCTCCTTTGACGAGAACCGGCGCGGCAAGGCCATCGGCACGTGGGCGGCCTTCTCCGGCATGACCTCCGTGCTGGGACCGGTACTTGGCGGGTATCTGGTTGACACTCTCTCCTGGCGGTGGGTGTTCCTCATCAACATTCCTCTTGCCGCTGCGGTGCTCATCATTACACTCACCCGGGTGCCGGAGAGCCGCGATGAGGCGGCTGGCCGGCTGGATCCGTGGGGCGCCGTGCTGGCCACCGTCGGGCTCGGCGGCCTGGTGTTCGGGCTGCTTGAAGCGTCGACACTCGGTTTCACGGCACCGGTGGTGGTTGCTTCGCTGCTGGCCGGCTCAGCTGCGCTGACGGGCTTTGTCATCGTTCAGCACCGGATCCGCGAACCGATGATGCCCCTGTCCCTGTTCCGGAGCCGCAACTTCACCGGCGCGAATGTCTTCACGCTGCTGCTCTACTTCGCTCTGGGCGGGGCCCTCTATCTCCTGCCGTTCAACCTTATTCAGGTGCAGGACTACTCAGCGACGGCGGCCGGCGCGGCGTTCATTCCGGCGATCGTGCTGATGTTTTTCCTGTCCCGCTACACGGGAGCGCTGACCGACAGATTCGGTGCGAAGCTTCCGCTGGTGACCGGTCCCGCGCTTGCGGCGGTGGGCTTCGGCCTGTTCGCCGTACCGGGAGCCGGCTCGGGATCCTACTGGACCACCTTTTTCCCGGCGGTGGTGGTGCTTGGGCTCGGGCTGTCCATCCTGGTGCCAAACCTGACCACGGTGGCGCTGAACTCGGTGTCCGGGCAGCGGTCGGGGCTGGCAAGTGGCATCAACAACGCGTTCTCCCGGGTTGCCTCCCTGCTTGCCGTCGCCGTGCTGGGGGTGTTGATGTTCGCGGTGTTCAGCCCAGCCCTGGACGCGCAGACGGAACGCCTTGGACTTTCCGCGGCGCAGCAGGCAGAACTCGAGGCAGCGAAGGTGGACCTGGGAGCCACGCAGTCTCCGGCCGGTGTGCCCCCGGAGACCGCTGCGGCCATCGAGCAGGCCGTGGATGAGGCGTACGTTGCCGGCTTCCGGGTGTCGATGCTCGTGTGCTCCGGGCTCGCCCTCGCGAGCGCGGTCAGTGCGGCCCTGCTGATCGAAGGCAAGCGGAAAGTGAGCAAACGACCATAG